From a single Girardinichthys multiradiatus isolate DD_20200921_A chromosome 17, DD_fGirMul_XY1, whole genome shotgun sequence genomic region:
- the cdkn1ba gene encoding cyclin-dependent kinase inhibitor 1Ba, with protein sequence MCNKMSDVRLSNGSPTVERVDARQPDSARSVRRVLFGTPDPEETRKQAEALQREAVEAFRETYNFDPVEDRPLPPGDYEWQEDEDAPEFYRRSPRGSQPPRGEAGENSPERRRRSAQTNGSRKRSAESAGYCSDGCTSKSKKSHSDEEDDDEQALCSGSQAEERASRSEEGEEVPCCMVPEH encoded by the exons ATGTGCAACAAGATGTCAGACGTCCGCCTCTCTAACGGGAGCCCCACGGTGGAGCGGGTGGACGCAAGACAGCCGGACAGCGCCAGGTCGGTCCGCAGGGTGCTGTTCGGCACACCTGACCCGGAGGAGACGCGGAAGCAAGCGGAGGCGTTGCAACGGGAAGCCGTGGAAGCTTTCAGGGAGACGTACAACTTTGATCCGGTGGAGGACAGGCCGCTCCCTCCGGGGGATTACGAGTGGCAGGAGGACGAAGACGCGCCGGAGTTTTACCGCAGGTCCCCCCGGGGGAGCCAGCCGCCCCGGGGAGAGGCTGGCGAAAACAGCCCGGAGAGGAGGAGGCGGTCGGCTCAGACTAACGGTTCGCGGAAACGATCTGCAGAATCTGCAG GTTATTGCTCTGACGGTTGTACGAGTAAAAGCAAAAAGTCGCATTCCGACGAAGAGGACGATGACGAACAGGCGCTCTGCTCTGGAAGCCAGGCAGAGGAGAGAGCCAGCAGGTCcgaggagggagaggaggtcCCGTGCTGTATGGTGCCAG AGCACTAA